One window from the genome of Mesoplodon densirostris isolate mMesDen1 chromosome 17, mMesDen1 primary haplotype, whole genome shotgun sequence encodes:
- the POMP gene encoding proteasome maturation protein, with protein MNARGLGSQLKDSIPVTELSASGPFESHDLLRKGFSYVKNELLPSHPLELSEKNFQLNQDKMNFSTLRNIQGLFAPLKLQMEFKAVQQVQRLPFLPSSNLSLDILRGNDETIGFEDILNDPSQSELMGEPHLMVEYKLGLL; from the exons ATG AATGCCAGAGGACTGGGATCTCAGCTAAAGGACAGTATTCCAGTTACTGAACTTTCAGCAAGTGGACCTTTTGAAAGTCATGATCTTCTTCGAAAAGG gttttcttATGTGAAAAATGAACTTTTGCCCAGTCATCCTCTtgaattatcagaaaaaaat TTCCAGCTCAACCAAGATAAAATGAACTTTTCCACACTAAGAAACATCCAGGGTCTATTTGCTCCATTAAAACTACAAATGGAATTCAAGGCAGTGCAGCAG GTTCAGCGTCTTCCATTTCTTCCAAGCTCAAACCTTTCATTGGATATTTTGAGGGGTAATGATGAGACTATTGGATTTGAAGATATTCTTAATG accCGTCACAAAGTGAACTAATGGGAGAACCACATTTGATGGTTGAATATAAGCTCGGTTTACTGTAA